TCATCGagaggcctgttgttgtttctcctcggaggcattttgagccaggaattcggctctgataccaactgatgtagtGCGTGGTACGATAAATGAAGATTACACGTTGATTCTaagaatacccgtgtagttcttccccagcccccaaattgtaaccccaaaggccacggaatttgaagtgaaaaaactattttctcaaaattcaattctgattgTTCAAATGACTAGGGCAATACATAAAtagagacagaaattcgaaatgggcctaaaaaagacaacgggccaaacacaagcccaaaaacaaaatgcccaaaatacttgaaaaaacataaaaatggaaaaaactaatagaaataagcgttttttggcccggacgatgacccaaaccgccataggcatttgcagcaagatagagctTGTTCTCACGTTCgaatcgcctggtcgcacgtcccaaacggacccccgtagcccaagttagagccattttagtgaagccccttttgttacgcggtcttgggcctccaaatacaaaatagcccgttcctccacacttgggcccgcatcaccaAACCATTTCGATAGTATTTTCATCATATGGATCCAGATAAAAATTGAGGTCATTTGTTGAAGGGGTATAGTCTCAAAATCTCGCGTCGATCATACAAGTTAATCTCAGGTCGTGCGCGGGGCCATACCTAAAGTAAACCAAAGAGTTGACTTCCCTGACATGCGCCGACTACACAAGTCTATCCTAGGTCTCGCACAGAGGGAAGACTAAGATAGAATCAATTCTGATACTTAGTTCCTTTGGCAAAAAAGCTAGCTTCCTTGATCAACGGGTCTATCCAAGGTCGCGCGGGGACAAGAAGCACGGGGAAACCTCGGACAGTACAGAAAGTACGAGTGACAGAGCAGTGGACTAATAGGCGATCAACAGGCTCCATTCTATCGTGCTGCATGATGAGCAATCGTGTAAGGGGCAAGAAGTAAAGAAGGACACATACGAGGCACCAATCAGCTTGTGCCGACCACTGTTCCACAATTTCCACCTAACTGCTGATGACAGACTGGACAACATGGACAACCGTCAGGACACGTGGATCCATTCAGCGTGCGCCAGATACCTTCTCGCCTGGAATCACTAACAGTCGTGATAGGGGAGGCAGAACGGATATTCCTTATTGTCGACCTCAGGctcaaggcccatcagcccatctcatTCACAATTCACCTCGGCTATAAATAGGGAACTTCACCTCCAAGTTTAAGGATCACTCTCTTGCTCTCTCACTTAATAGACACACTTTTATCCTCAAAGCAAGTTCTTATTCTCACGCCGAAtggtggttacaaggagaaccccccCTATTCTCCTTCTTGTAACGAGCTTCACGGTGTGCTGATTGTTTTGCAAAATCAACGTAGTTGTTCATCAAGTTCAGTAGAAGACTAACCTTATTTGGACGAGACACAAACTAAAATAGTACAATTTATATAATATCAATTTGTAACATTTGTAGGCACGAAAGATTGTACCTATATGTTTAGTGATTTGTACTTATATTTGGGTTCTTTTATCTTTAATTTCTTTTACTTTCAATCATAAATCGCTTTTAAAGCACATACAAATTAACATTTGTAGGAAGAAGGGGATGTACTCCAATTTGTAGGCGTaaagtgtgtgtggttcaacgtttctTTCTAagttttgcgagttaacacgacgcaacgtgcgtgtgtggttcgaCGTTTTTATGtcatctattttttcccgtttgacaagtTCTTCATAATGCGCGGGTCCTAgatggacttagttattattattttctatatTTACGTTTGAGTCTAATTGTTTCGTATTAACACGTCGCAAATTCAATGTCTGTGGTCGCTCACAGTGGTGTGACATTGATACTATTTAACACGGTTTTACACCCCTGTCGCAACACGGGGGTAAATACTAGTTCATGCATAAAAAGCATCACATAACAAAAAGAACAAGAAAAAAAACCGCCAGAATAGATTTTGGTCATACGACCAAAGCATCCTTAAACAATGAAAAAAATCTATCAAACGCTACAAAGATTAAGAAAAATAGCCGCGACAAATCACCGCTAGTGTGTCGCTAATGTCTAAAATTCCCTAGTAATGTGTAATGTGTCGTTGCTAATGCCCAAAAATTGTCTCTAATAACAATATGATTAACTGGATGCATAGAACTCTCGTAAAACTTTTAGCGGCGATATACGTCCCCGCTAATAATTATATTGTCACCACTAATGCTCTCTAATCTGTATTGCATATTTTTCGCTGTATTCCTgatattttcagttttttttttcccAGATACATACACTGATACGTACCACTACTAATCCCGTGCTCACGATCGGTTAATCTCGTCATTGCATGGTTCATATTAAAGCCACGTTCCCCATTTGCATGCATGTTTCCCTAAATTAGATAATAAAGTGCAAGTTTCCATTTTCCCATGTTACAGTGGTTTATTCCATAGATTTAATTAGGAGCAAGTAATTATTTTATTAGTCTATATATTGTAATTTGCATTTCATTGGAAGAATAGAGAAAATTGTTGCAAAGTTCTTTTATTTCTTCTTAATCTTCTTTGGAGCCTAACTCACTCAACGGGTCTATCGGGAGACACTAGCCATCTCAAATCGATAAGCATTTAAAAAATCCACAACACTGTAACAAAGCATTAACGAGTGTAGAAATATGAACAAACTGAACTTTAAAAACACCATTAACAAAACTTACCTTTCCTTATTAGGGGAgggggggtggttcactagtgatagaaattatcactcacaagcaccaatcaagttccgtcatgtcatcgaccatttttccatcactcacaaccttttttagtgggggtggtcatcactcatcaccacacccaacaatttccccccaaccaacaattccaCTCACAAAAATAAATCATCACGCGTTGTACAAATAACGAAAATCGATTTCGTTGAACTCATCACGCGTTATACTTGTTGCCGGCGGTGGACATTAACGCGTTGAAGATTGTTCCCGTGATACTATCACGGACGAGCCCGGGTGCTCTTAGCCCTCATTGAACTGTAAAATAACTTGTTTCCAAAAAGAATATATGAAAGCACGGTGAAGTTTTATCCATTTTGATAAATTATTTAGTGAtcatcagtggcggatctagaaaatttTATCCATGCGAATGTATATATAGTTCCGATGCACACGCGGGCCGGAAAGTATATGCAAATTTTGATTTAGGGAAATTTGAAGAAGAATAACTTGTTTGAGTTATTTTTCTCTCTCATGAGTATGACCATTAAATAGACCGTTCACCAATCCAATTTGATACAAGACTTGAAGATGACAGTCGATGCGAATTGAAAATGTCACACTTGAAACAAACATGACTTATTTATTTAACCTGAGTTATTTTAtctttatgtattttttttatcacTTATTAATACCAACAACTTATAACttatgaattaaaaaaaaaaacggatATCAAACAGTTAcgcttaaataaaaaaaaaaatctaatgtCAAATTCTTGTTTAACTTTATATTTTATCATAAAATACCAACAATGTTAATTTATGTCATACACCACTCActcttttcagaaaaaaaaaaataataataagcaGGTTAAACTAATTAATCCATGAATCCATTAGTATGTTTATGTTGTGTTTCATCGTTATCATCATATCTTAATATGGTTAAAGTGAAAATATGTTAATAAAATACAACTATCCTAACACGTCacatgcatcatcatcatcatcaccatactcagtaaatctcactAATAGCAAAGCTAAAGTAAGGTctgagaagggtaagatgtagacagccttacctctaccctgtagtaatagagagactgcttccagtgagaccatcggctcgatggtagttttgcatcaagccttggacataaggcacataacactagACAAATAAGACAAaggccaattagtgcatgtactctcttttctttcggctatcaacgcgaCCTCATGATGTATGATTAACTATCCGcatcttttaacattattttcacgaaattagtaaaataaagttaaaaatagTACAccttcacttttgccccccgaacacccacacatatatacattatatgcgcataccacACGTCACACATGCAACATATCAAAACCAGAACAATGAAACATCCTATCTTAAACcatttatttttaagtttttttgtTAGCCATTATCCTATTTCAAGTTTGTATATATTAGGATGCTTATTATTATTGACATTATATCATTATCTTGTAATTCGATTACACCTCTGTATTTAAAGAAGTAAATAATTGTTGATCAAATGCAACTTTAGTTAACCATCATTTAAGTCTCAATCAAAACCTAAATTGAAAGTGATTGAATACCCATTTATCTTGGAAACAAACTTaggtaacaaaaaaaaaaaaaaagcataaaTCCAGTGAAACCAACCATAGCAAGaaattgagttaattactgttttcgtccctatggtttgtcaaaaagcactatttcagtccattagtttaaaatttgcgatttcagtccctgtggtttcactttcgtaaccatttcagtccacctcgtaaccattttagtccctgtactaacagaataaatggattgaaatggttacgaaagtgaaaccacatggactgaaatggttacgaaagtgaaaccacagggactgaaatcgcaatttttaaactaatggactgaaatagtgatttttgacaaaccacagggacgaaaacagtaattaactcgaAATTTGTGGAGAACTATCCCTAATCAATTTAATTCAGTAGGGAAGGGACTGAACCCATTTTTCAACATAGTCTCCAAAGGTCGAAACAGCGGTTGGGGCAGGTTTTTCCAGTCATACCAATCCCAACCATAACATTTATCGGGCTCAACGTTTTGAGGGAGCTGCTCAGGATCGGCTAAAGAAGCGCGCATAAAAACAGCAACAACATGTAGCGGTTTTGCAGCTTCAGAGAAAACATTATTTGTTACTGTTACAAACTGTATATCCTTGATGTCTAGACCCGTTTCCTCTTTCACCTCTCTTGCTGCACATTCCTCAAAGCTTTCACCTTGAAAACAAGAAGCACACGTGTTTTATCGGATATCACATGATTGGTTTCTAAACAAACATCCAAACACGCTGTCAAACATCGAACATGCGTAAATGGAAGGAGTTGGACCACATTAATGTCCTTAAGCTTGTTAAGCCACCTAATGGGTCTATTTTGCAGAAAATATGCTTTGCAACCTTGCTTTATGTTCATATATTTGATCTTGCGTAATGTCTATATATATTACTAGACCAAAGTTAGACCACAAATATGAAGCTTAATGAATCATGTTCTAACTTCCAAATAGGGGTGCTACATGGGTCGTCTTCACGGGTCCATGAGTCAAATACTACATGAACCCAAAAATCGTGTCAGGCATATGAACCCAAACACGACACGCATACTCTGCGGGGCGACATGAAACCTGCCCGTTTAACccaaaattttatattttatctttttataggggtgtaaacgagccagctcggcttagttcgagcctacttatttgagctcgagctcgaacTCGACTCTCGAGTAAAACCCAAcgctcgagctcgagctcaacttggctcgagctattttgagaacaacctcaaaCGAGTTAAAAGTCCAGCTCGAGCTCGCTTCAATATCGCTTAAACAAGCCAAAGCTCGGCTCAAGCTCGGCTtgccaatgttatcatcattagtattatattatatacaaaaaattaaaattttgtttgggctcgtttaggctcgcgagcctaaacgagctttgtatttcaggctcgagctcgttcgagcttttaaccgagccaataacaagtagctctcgagcctctaggCTAGCTTAAATATCTTTTTAGCATATTGGTACTCAACTTATGAATATATAAGAAAAAAATACATATAGGTAGAAAACAATTATGTTTAAACTATTAAACATGATATTCATTTCCCTTTTACATGTTAAAATTTGGAATAAAATACCTAAATCAGCTTAAGTTATATGacataataaaacatataattttAAAAGTTTACAAAGGTAATTGGGTTAAACAAGTCAACCCATAAACTCATCAGGTCTAAACAAAACCAACCCACTTAACCAAAAATGTTTGTGAGTGTGAGTTTGACCTAAACTGACCCGAACATGTTTAAACTATGCACGCAACATATGTGTTAGATTCCTGTGGTGTCAGGAAGTCACGCTCCTAGGATAATTAATGCACCAATAGACATCCAATAAAATTTTC
This genomic stretch from Helianthus annuus cultivar XRQ/B chromosome 8, HanXRQr2.0-SUNRISE, whole genome shotgun sequence harbors:
- the LOC110872124 gene encoding nudix hydrolase 1; translation: MSLAPVIGVAVFLVKGETVLLGRRRSTVGHNTYALPGGHLEFGESFEECAAREVKEETGLDIKDIQFVTVTNNVFSEAAKPLHVVAVFMRASLADPEQLPQNVEPDKCYGWDWYDWKNLPQPLFRPLETMLKNGFSPFPTELN